One segment of Dolichospermum sp. DET69 DNA contains the following:
- a CDS encoding nucleotidyltransferase domain-containing protein: protein MKHPQLEEILQELCDRLIETYGDQLIAVILFGSQSRGDATPDSDFDVLIILKDLVQATKEIEKIGFFLSPLCLKYSVVICNLFYSLSRFEKEQTMLIQNIKKEGIYFYEQRTRVFSEKISR from the coding sequence ATGAAACATCCACAACTAGAAGAAATTCTGCAGGAATTATGCGATCGCTTGATCGAAACCTATGGAGATCAGCTAATTGCAGTGATTCTTTTTGGTTCTCAATCTCGTGGTGATGCTACTCCTGATTCAGATTTTGATGTATTAATTATTCTCAAAGATTTAGTTCAAGCAACTAAAGAAATTGAAAAAATTGGCTTTTTTCTTAGTCCCCTTTGTTTAAAATATAGTGTAGTAATTTGTAACTTATTCTACTCCCTTAGTCGTTTCGAGAAAGAACAAACAATGCTAATACAAAATATCAAAAAAGAAGGTATTTATTTTTATGAACAAAGAACAAGAGTTTTTAGTGAAAAAATCTCAAGATAG
- the cimA gene encoding citramalate synthase, translating to MTITPSNQIWLYDTTLRDGTQREGLSVSIEDKLRIAHKLDELGIPFIEGGWPGANPKDVQFFWQLQANPLKQAEVVPFCSTRRPHTNAADEPMLSAILAAGTRWVTIFGKSWDLHVTAGLKTSLEENLAMIGDTIEYLRSQGRRVIYDAEHWFDGYKQNPDYALQTLNAAVTAGAEWLVLCDTNGGTLPHEVSQIVELVISHLSLVISQEERTIPQIGIHTHNDSEMAVANALAAVMAGAKMVQGTINGYGERCGNANLCSVIPNLQLKLGYSCIGEHQLSQLTEASRFVSEVVNLAPDEHAPFVGLSAFAHKGGIHVSAVERNPLTYEHIQPELVGNHRRIIISEQSGLSNVLAKARTWGIELDKDHPQARQILQRMKELESQGYQFEAAEASFILLMYEALSLRELFFEVKGFQVHCDLVQMKETTNSLATVKVAVNGKNILEAAEGNGPVAALDAALRKALVNFYPQIADFELTDYKVRILNGNTGTSAKTRALVESGNGQQRWTTIGVSSNILEASYQAVVEGLEYGLLLHFQAEKALKP from the coding sequence ATGACCATAACTCCCTCCAATCAAATTTGGCTCTATGACACTACGCTCCGGGACGGGACTCAACGGGAAGGACTGTCGGTTTCTATAGAAGATAAGTTACGTATTGCTCACAAACTGGATGAATTAGGTATTCCTTTTATTGAAGGTGGTTGGCCAGGAGCAAATCCCAAGGATGTGCAATTTTTCTGGCAACTTCAAGCAAATCCCCTCAAACAAGCAGAAGTTGTCCCCTTTTGTTCTACCCGTCGTCCTCATACCAACGCCGCAGATGAACCCATGTTGTCAGCGATTTTGGCGGCAGGTACACGCTGGGTGACAATTTTCGGTAAATCCTGGGATTTGCACGTTACAGCCGGACTCAAGACCAGTCTGGAGGAAAATTTAGCCATGATTGGTGACACCATCGAGTATCTACGTTCTCAGGGACGACGGGTAATTTACGATGCTGAACATTGGTTTGATGGTTATAAGCAAAATCCCGATTATGCCTTACAAACGCTTAACGCAGCAGTCACAGCCGGCGCAGAATGGTTAGTTTTATGTGATACCAATGGTGGGACTTTACCTCATGAAGTTTCGCAAATTGTGGAATTAGTTATTAGTCATTTGTCATTAGTTATTAGTCAAGAAGAAAGGACAATTCCCCAAATAGGTATACATACTCATAATGATTCGGAAATGGCGGTTGCTAATGCCTTAGCAGCAGTTATGGCTGGAGCTAAGATGGTACAAGGAACAATTAATGGTTATGGGGAACGTTGCGGTAATGCCAATCTGTGTTCTGTGATTCCCAATTTACAGCTAAAGCTGGGTTATAGTTGTATCGGTGAACACCAGCTAAGTCAACTTACAGAAGCTAGTCGGTTTGTGAGTGAAGTTGTCAATCTTGCACCAGATGAACACGCACCCTTTGTCGGACTTTCGGCTTTTGCTCATAAAGGGGGAATTCATGTCTCTGCGGTGGAACGTAATCCTTTAACCTATGAACATATTCAACCGGAATTGGTAGGAAATCACCGTCGCATTATCATTTCTGAACAGTCTGGTTTAAGTAATGTTTTAGCTAAAGCTAGAACTTGGGGAATTGAATTAGATAAAGATCATCCTCAAGCCAGACAAATTCTTCAACGCATGAAGGAATTGGAGAGTCAAGGCTATCAATTTGAAGCCGCAGAAGCTAGTTTCATCCTGTTGATGTATGAGGCTTTATCACTTCGAGAATTATTTTTTGAAGTTAAAGGTTTTCAAGTCCATTGTGATTTGGTCCAGATGAAAGAAACTACCAATTCTTTAGCAACGGTGAAGGTAGCTGTTAATGGGAAAAATATTCTCGAAGCAGCAGAAGGTAATGGACCAGTAGCGGCTTTGGATGCAGCTTTGCGTAAGGCTTTGGTCAACTTTTATCCGCAAATTGCTGATTTTGAATTGACTGATTATAAAGTCAGAATTCTCAACGGAAATACGGGAACATCTGCGAAAACCCGCGCTTTAGTAGAATCTGGTAATGGACAACAACGCTGGACAACAATAGGAGTTTCTTCCAACATTTTGGAAGCTTCTTATCAAGCTGTAGTTGAAGGTTTGGAATATGGTTTATTGCTACATTTCCAAGCAGAAAAGGCGTTAAAACCTTAG